From the Chelonoidis abingdonii isolate Lonesome George chromosome 4, CheloAbing_2.0, whole genome shotgun sequence genome, the window tttaagtctttgctTGTGGAGGAAAGTTTAAAGATATAGAGTTAAAATAAAGAGAACCACACATAAAGTTTTTAACAAGAAGTCTTGTGCTTTTTTAAAGCTAATCTTGTGATTTTGGGAGGAATCTGAGTGGTGATTTTTCAAGACTTGTATTTGGAGACAGGTTTCATTGTGCTGGGATGCTTTACTGGGATGAAataaatctaaacaaatactCCCCAACAGGAGTTACTGGGGCTAGTTGCAGGAAGTGGGATGTTCAGCATTTTACTGAGATACACaccagggaaaaggagggggatttgtcaagttaaacaaaaaaaaaaaatgctatcaatgggcccatctagcctggtatcccaTTTCCAGCAGCGGCTTCAGAGAAGCCTGGAAGGAGACCCCTAGAGGACATTTCCAGAACAGCCTGCCTGCTGGGAAAGCTTCTTCCAAACAACTGTCACTTCCTTACTCGTGTCCTCTCAGCTCCTTCCaatgacaaatggaaaaaattcGATACTGAGCTTTTCCCAGCTCCTCGCTGGGTTTGGATGTTTGATCTCCATCACAAAGGCAGCTGCAAAAACCacattctttaaaataataatttccccGACTCACTGATTTTTGCCAAGTGTTTTGCCTCTCTCCCAGCTAGGACAATGGAGATTGGATGGCCCATGGGTTACAGTCCtaacctaggatgtgggagacttgCATTCATTCTCCATTCCACCACAGACTGTCTGGGTGGCCTTGAGTAAAGCACACATGTGCTCATCACGCTTGCAGCTCTGCATTATGACAATCAATATAAtctaatctcatgcttcagagcttcATCCCTGCAGCTGTCAGGAAGGACTTTTGCCCCTGATGCAAAGTTGGCCAGGTGCATTCTGAGAGgtttctttcctcccttcccctgaaGCACAGAGCTTCgcagctggagacaggacactggacagGGTGAGCCAGTGCTTTGAGCTAGTCCAGAGAATGCTTTCTAAATGCCTTGATGGGGGGTCTTGTTCACGTGGTTAGGGTtgccagatttggggtcaggaaggaatttcccccccagGGCAGATTGTCTGTGgctttgttgttggtttttttgcctttctctgcggTGTAGGGTGTGGGTCACCTGACAGCatcatctgggcatatctcaTCTAATCAATTCCCTGAGGAACTGGGAGCTGAGCCGAAAGCTCTTCCCGTATGCAGTGCATTTGTAGGGTCGATCCACTATGGTGGATATCAGTGGTGGGCTGGGatctcctcctccttgctcagGGTTCTGGGAGGCCCTGCACGGCTCTGCTCCTGAAGGCGCTTCCTACTGGGGAGTCTCTTCCATCCCAGGAAagaggatttgtctacactgcccactaAATCTGGGGCTACAGGTCTGGGGATGCTGTTTCCAAGCCCATGTGTGAGCATCCACATTGCATGGTGACAAGACTCTCATGGGGCACAAAGGCACTATTGTGTCTCTACTTCTCTCTCTGTGGGTGGAAGGTTTACACACAGCCGCTTTCCTTCAGTTTCTCTCTGCTGTAACCCAGGCACTCAGACATTCAATTCCCAGAACAACCTTGGTTATACATTTGCTCAGCAAACTCAGTTACTGTGTGAGCAGAGGGTAAATTAGGAGGCAGGGGCTATTTGGGATGAACTCATACATAGGGCTCAAGGCCACCTGGGTTCAATCACTGTCTGAGTGGGAAGgagggtctaatggttagagcaccagtggctggaagccaggactcctgggttctgtcccctgctctgggaggggagtttagTGGGTTAGAGGGGGCgctgggagtctggactcctAGGTTCCATTCTCAGCTGTGGCTAGGGAGTGGTCTCTAAGGCAGCCGTGGCTagtggccaggactcctgggttctattcttggctgcGGCGGGGAGTGAGGTCTAGCGGGTTACAGcagcatgtgggggtggggggtgaggtcTAGTAGATTAGATCAgcgtgtgggggtggggagccaggactcctgggttcccctcCCAGGTGGGGGCGGGCAGTGCGCTGAGGCGCTGGCTGCTGGATGGGGTCTCTCTCCACTCCCAATCCACTCGGTCTGCGGCTGCTCCCCCGGCCAatggcagctgggctggaggtgggggtggcCTGTCCCAGCCAATCACTATGGAGATTCTCCCAGGTTTCCCCCCCCCATTCTCTCCCCCCATAACGTTGTCTCTGCGCTCTGGTCCCCTCCCCGCGGGCCCCGCAGCGAGGGGCGAGCTGGAGCCGGGGGCGCACCCTAGGGCGGGGAGCCCAGCTGAGGAACCCGCTCCTGCCCCCGCAGTGAGTGGGTGGCggtggcgggggaggaggggggcacagGAAGCAGTCAGCACCGGCCCAACTTCCTCCGGAGTCCCTGGGAGGGGGACCCCCCCCAGGGCCAGCGGGGTAACGTGGCGGGAGGGCTGGCAGCAGCACGTGTGGGGGGATGGGCGGGGGAACAGCTGATTGCACGGAGGGTGGGGATGGGCCTGGATGGGGCGGCTCCAGCGCTgttggggggcagaggtgggaaccGTCCGGGGCTCAGTGGGAAGGCgggtccctgccctgggggagaggggctgctgcGTTGGGGGGTTAGATGTCAGGACACCTTGGCTGTCTTGGAGGGGtaggggtcaggactcctgggttctaccgtTGGCTCttggagtggggtctggtgggttggggctgggggtcaggactcctgggttctacccctggctctgggagtgagGGCTGGTAATTGGcacatgcagttattttttaCCGTGTATTTTCCTCTCCCAAAGCTGCACTTGGCCCCCTCTCCAGACccgatggaggaggaggaagatgagatggaggagcaggaggggagcTCTCAGTCTGAGGGACCCAGACTGGTGATCTCCATGGATGGGGATTCAGTGAGTGACTggtgggcagggactgtgtcctTGGGGATTCCCCTTCTGCTCTCTGGGAAAGCATCTATGCTGACTTGCCTCCAGCGGGCCCCATGCAGGAGGCTGAGGCAGCAgcactgggctgtggggctgatcTGGGGGGAGGAATAGTCGCTGGCTGATTGGCCCCAGGGACTAGTCCAGGGTGAAGAACGGGGGTGACTGATTGGGTCCAGGATTTGAGTCAAGGGTGGAGCTATGGGGTTGCGGGAGATGGGGGTGTGTGGCCAGGTCTAAAGGgaagggggctggctggctggctgtgttgAGACCTATCCTAAGCTTGTTCCCACCTTTCGTACatatgcagccagctctggggtgcagcctgCTGCCCTACTGGCAGGGCTGTTTGAATACGTGCAATGGATCCTGGGCCCTGCCACATCCAGAAGGGATTTGGTGTGGGTCTAGAGTGGGAGCTTGTCTTGCTGAGTCCCCCTTCTCCTCTGATGCTCCCCCTTTAGTCACAGTCCCCTTCTCCGCCAAAGTGGAACTCTCCTGTTCCTCTGGACGGGCAGCCcaagctgcagcaggaggaagaggaaccagaggaggaggagggagaccaGGAGTTCCAGGTGCAGACGTTGAGGATCCCAGCAGATGGGGACTCAGTGAGTAACTAACATGCCGATAAGTGCCCCCACCCTGCgatgctagggggcgctgtgctgctagGCAGTGGGTGAGCATCTCACAGTGCTGACCTCAGTGCACTGCTAAAGGGTGCTGTGTAGCAGGCAGGGCGGCTCAGTAGGGGGCATGCTCCCCtcacagtcagtgctgaccccaatgtCCCCATGTGccgctagggggtgctgtgctgcgtGGAGAAGGGGGGGGAGGCTCAGTGGGTGGTACTCTTACCTTCTCCCCAGAGACAAGGTCTTATATAGGTGCGTGGAACAATCCACACCCATTGTGCTTCGTACATCCTCCTGTGGTTTcagctagatcaggggttctcaaactgggggtccagACCCCTCAGGGGATTGTGAGATTATTACATGTGGGGGTTGCGAGCtttcaacctccaccccaaaccttgcttgcttccagcatttataatgttaaatatatttaaaagtgtgtttaatttactAGGGGGTTGCAGTCAGAGGCGTTCTCTGTGAAAGGGGTTGCtaataaaaaagtttgagacccactgagcTAGATAAGCTTCCTGTGTTAAACTGCTTAGTGACTGATAACCAGGCTCTGTGTCGTagtccagaggtggctgcctcacAGCACCAGGGGAGGGACCCGTGTATAAACAGTCCCTGTGCCCCActccagaggtgactgcattgcAGTGCCAGGCAAAGGACCCCTATATAAACAGCCCCTCCATGCTGCCCCAGAGCAAGTAAAGCTCTTGGACCTGTGAAAAGATTGGGGTGAATGTTAACCTGGAAATAGCTGAGCGGTTTCTGTACTGGGGGGAGAATGCCCCAAGAGCAGAGCAAATGACTGCAGTGTATTAAAGCTCAGATGGCTTATCCCATGGGGTCAGGGGTCTGGgaatcaagactcctgggttctatccctggttcTGGGAGAGCAgtggggttagagcaggggggactggaagtcaggactcctgggttctgcccccagcactggAACCTTAAGTAATTCATTCTCCTCatctcgtgcctcagtttcccccttagGACTAAACACTTATCTGCCTGTCAGTGAGAGGAGTTCCagcttctcccccagccctgtctggGACCAGGAAGCAGGCATCTGAACTGTGCCTGTTGGCTGGATCCAGTTTGTGCCGAGGGACCAGGCTGGGGTGCCCCTCCCATGCTGCTTAATAATCTCCCCACTTGCCTTTCCCTTAGTTGGACTCTGCCACTTTCCCAGAGGAGCTgtcggaggaggaggagggagatgaggaggaagaggagctggtAATCAGAAGGgtgaaggcagaggaggaagaggaccaAGAGTTGGAGGTACAGAAGCTGAGGGTTTCCATGAATGGAAATTCAATGAGTGGGGCTGACTGGGGAATGGGGGAGGTGGCTGGGTCAATGCAGAGGGGAGGTTCACTGGACTGAATTTTGGGGCAGGATGTCTATAGGCCAAGGGGTCATGGGGCCAACCCTGGGGTGGGTTGAGAGTGGAGGGGTgctgggctggctgagcccatCTAGGAGGGGGATGGTTGACCCAGGGGCTGATCTGAGGGGAGACGGGGGGGCGAGGCTGGCAGGGCCAGGGCGAGGCAGCAGTTCCTTTGTTCTAaccctgccccacagctggaATCGGTGGCACGCCGGGGCTCGCTGCCTGCGGAGGAGCCAGTGGTGGATTCGGAAGTGCGGGTGGAGCCCAAACGTGAGGGGCAGAAGCTGAGGATCCCAGTGGCGGGGAATTCGGTGAGTAACCATGGAGGGTGAGGGggccgcagctcctccctcaccaCCTGAGCCCCTATGAGGGACCATGGCGAAGGGACTGGATGTGGGTGGGGGCTGGTGCCTTAAAGATGATTTGCTCAACTGTTGAGGAGTGAGGGGTTAAATTGGGGCTCCCTGGGACAGGCTGGACTGGGGGGGGAATTCTGTGGTTACAGGGATGGAGGAATTCTGGGGATCCCCTTATCAAGATAATCCCCCTTAGTGGCACTAGCTTACCCCCAACCAGTCACTGTAAATGAGGGGTggaatgctgggggtgggggaccgAGGGTTCCAGGGGCGGAATGCTGGGGGGGGGACTGAGGGTTCCGGAGGTGGGGACCAAGGGTTCCGGGGGTGGaatgttgggggggtggggaccGAGGGTTCCAGGGCTGGAATGCTGGGTGGGGACTGAGGGTTCTGGGGGCGGAATGTTGGGATTGcagttagagagagaaaaggagaattaGGAGAATGGGGGAGGGCCGGGGTGGGGCAGCAGTGCCAGGAGAAGGTTCATTGTCTCTGGCTGTCTCCTGAAGGGTgctatccctggctctggaaaGGCattgggggtggagttgggggctgggagtcaggatgcctgggttctatctccagctctgggatGAGGGTAGGAGACGGGGGCTCTATTCTTAGCTCCATGAAATTGAATTAATGCCTTTgtgcctctcccccacagcccgtCCTGCAACTGACAGCGTCCtcgggaggtgggggcagggcgaggGCACCGATACCGGAGCGCTCTAACACTTGCATGGAGTGCGGCAAGAGCTTCAGCCGTCGCTCCAATCTGGTGAAGCACCAGATCATCCACACCGGCGAGAAGCCCTTCTCGTGTGGGGAGTGTGGACGCAGCTTCACCCAGAGCTCGGCCCTTACCAagcaccagcgcacccacaccGGGGAACGCCCCTATGTCTGCGGAGAGTGCGGCAAGGCCTTCACCGCCAGCTCCAacctgctgcagcaccagcgTTTCCACACTGGGGAGCGCCCCTATGTCTGCGGTGAGTGCGGCAAGGCTTTCAGCCAGAGTTCCAATTACAATCTGCACCGGCGCACGCACACCGGCGTCACCCCCTACCAGTGCGGCGTCTGTGGCAAGCGCTTCACTGGCAGCTCCTGCCTGGCTCGCCACCGGCGCACCCACACCGGTGAAAAGCCCTACCAGTGCTCCGAGTGCGGCAAGCGCTTTTCCGGCAGCTCCACCCTGGTCAACCACCGGCGCACCCACACCGGCGAAAAGCCCTACGGCTGTGCGGAGTGTGGCAAGGCCTTCACCCACCATTCCAACCTGGTGGACCACTGGCGTGTCCACACCGGCGAGAAGCCCTACATCTGTGCTGAGTGCGGCAAGAGCTTCCGGCTCAGCTCCCACATCATCCGACACCGGCGCACCCATGCCAatgccagccctgccagtgccaaCGGGGCTGACCGCCTGTACATCTGCAGCCAGTGTGGCAAGGGCTTCCAGGTCGGACCCagccacctgcagcagcaagccCACCAGGAAGAGGGACCCTATAGCTGTACTGAGTGCGGCAATAGCTGCTGGACGTAGAGGGGCGGAGCCTGTTGCAGGGGCAGGGCTCGGCACATCCCCCCCACCACTCCAGGCACTTTGTACACCCACAGGTTGTGGGATCGGTTCCTGTGGGGGGGGTGGGAATTGGATCCTGCCGGGGGTGGGGCTTGGAGCACAGCTTGTGGTCCtgtcccttgctccaggaacaGGTGCAGGGAGTGTGCCATCAGCTGCTGGAGGGAGTGGGACTTGGTGCTCAGCCAGCTGCCACGCCCCCAGTTCCAGGGTCCACCTGTGGGATGAGCTCCCACGGGGTGGGGCGGGGTTCCCACACAGGGATggagctctgccagcagcagtagAAGGACCGGGAGTGGTGGCTGGATGCAGAGGGAGAGCAGGGTCCTGCCCAGTAGGAGGAAGGTggagcccagcccctctcccccatggcAGGGAGCCCCCTGCCTCCCAAGCTCCCTCATTTCTGTGAAATTGCTTCTGCTAGGGTGAGGCAATAGAGCCATGGAGGGAATTGTGGCGGGTGAGCAGCTGAGTTGTAAGGTGGGGTCCCCCGTTGTCCATCTTCCCATCTGTACTGGAAGGAGCAGACTTGGAGGGCGGGGAGCTGAATTATGGGGGTGAGGAGTGAGTTGGGGCTAGTGGAGGGGGGAAATAAGGGTGCCACaaagtgggggggtgggggagagaacagATCCCTCTCCCTTCTGAGCCCAGGCCACACTCCGATGGGGCTATGCCACTGTGACTGAGAATCAGTGGAAGGGGCTGACTAGGAGGCAGGGACCTCAGATCTGCTGGCGAGCAGGTGCTGGGGACTTCAACCCTGTTTCCCTGCCCTCGTGCTGTGGGCTGAGTGCAGAGGGGATGATATTTCAGGGGAATCAATAGACTAAGATGCAGTTTGGATCTCCAGGAGGTGACCCACCTGGGATCTGATTCCCCTGCACTGGGGGTCACAAGGGAGCCTCGAAATTGATGCCTGGTGGATTTCTCTGAGGATGATTCCCCCAAGGCTGGGTCtgtggctggagagcagagcgGGGAATGGAGGGATGATGATGCCcctggggcagtgtggggatgAAGCTGCCCCCTAGCGTGGAATCATGTACAGCCTGTTCTCCGCACAGCACCTTCTCTTTTAtttgagtggggaaaaaaatcctagcAAGACCCCACTTTGTCTGAGTCATCTCTGCAGCGCTGAGCCGGGGAATGCCCTCtgtgctggagcaggggcagaatGCCACAGGATCGGCcatctccccctccacccagcaGGCATCATTAACCCCTGCAGGCCCCATCCCAGGGGTCTGCTGGAGGTTGCTAGTTCTGGACCttgctctctgctccctcccctctcctgggaGCCAGGTGCGGCGTGTGAGGCTGCTGCAAACTGAAGAGCTGCTTCCCAACAGGCTGCAAAGACAAGCTTTCACACAGGGAGGGGCAGCCTGGCTCCtttctctgtcacacacacagttGCTGGTTCAGgagcccactgccagccagggAATGTCCCCTCCTGGGCCCAGAGCAGCCAGAGGGAATTCCCAGAGCCCAGCTAGTCCTACCTGGTTTCCAGCAGGCACTTGGCCATGCTCTAGTTCCGGGCTGGGTGATTGGTGTTGCCCCCTAGAGGATAaacccttttcctcctcctcccaccctgcacTTGCCCTCTCCATCCCCAGAGCGTTCACTGCAGGGAGCAGTAGCAGCCCCATGGGG encodes:
- the LOC116815069 gene encoding uncharacterized protein LOC116815069; the encoded protein is MEEEEDEMEEQEGSSQSEGPRLVISMDGDSSQSPSPPKWNSPVPLDGQPKLQQEEEEPEEEEGDQEFQVQTLRIPADGDSLDSATFPEELSEEEEGDEEEEELVIRRVKAEEEEDQELELESVARRGSLPAEEPVVDSEVRVEPKREGQKLRIPVAGNSPVLQLTASSGGGGRARAPIPERSNTCMECGKSFSRRSNLVKHQIIHTGEKPFSCGECGRSFTQSSALTKHQRTHTGERPYVCGECGKAFTASSNLLQHQRFHTGERPYVCGECGKAFSQSSNYNLHRRTHTGVTPYQCGVCGKRFTGSSCLARHRRTHTGEKPYQCSECGKRFSGSSTLVNHRRTHTGEKPYGCAECGKAFTHHSNLVDHWRVHTGEKPYICAECGKSFRLSSHIIRHRRTHANASPASANGADRLYICSQCGKGFQTFSNSSNLKKHQTTHTGEKPHGCLQCGKRFSHSSNLRKHERTHTGERPFCCPECGKSFRESSKLLRHQNTHGRERPFRCAECGKAFGDVARCLRHQARHTARAYACGECGKSFRQSSTLLLHQRVHTGEKPFTCPDCGKSFSVNANLAQHRRTHTGERPFPCAQCGKRFTQKATLVKHQRTHRRGEGAGDAAGPRLVQHLRFLPEQGPSPGQMWAMLRLQLGARSPVPGPQWRTGDIPMG